A part of Liolophura sinensis isolate JHLJ2023 chromosome 1, CUHK_Ljap_v2, whole genome shotgun sequence genomic DNA contains:
- the LOC135461559 gene encoding DNA-directed RNA polymerase III subunit RPC2-like, with translation MESIEEMMKMDKEKLVSRIDKVEDKWKLLPAFLKVKGLVKQHIDSFNYFVNIEIKNIMKANEKISSDADPMFYMKYLNIYVGSPDVEEGFNITKPVSPHECRLRDMTYSAPITVDIEYTRGNQRIVRKGLPIGRMPIMLRSSNCVLAGKSPAEFAKLNECPMDPGGYFIVKGCEKVILIQEQLSKNRMIVDIDKKGNVECSVTSSTHEVKSKTYVSVKHGKYYLRHNTFTDDIPVAIAFKAMGIECDQEIVQMIGCEEDVLDAVSPCLEECHRAQVFSQLQALKYIGSKVRPRRMWGGPKKTKLEEAREVLHTTVLSHVPVNQWNFKAKATYLALMTRRVVLTQKNTAKLDDKDYYGNKRLELAGQLLSLLFEDLFKKFNAELKKIADQTIPKPRAAQFDIVKHMRQDQITNGLVNAISTGNWSIKRFKMDRAGVTQVLSRLSYISALGMMTRISSQFEKTRKVSGPRSLQPSQWGMLCPSDTPEGEACGLVKNLALMTHITTDLDEEAIVRLAFNLGVEDIHFLSGEEMNGPYVYTVFLNGNILGVVRDYVRLVKTFRLMRRSGYISEFVSICPNHGHRCVYIASDAGRVCRPYIIVSDGRPLVTRKHIKELTQGFRSFEDFLHDGLVEYLDVNEENDCMISLYEDEISSDTTHLEIEPFTILGVCAGLIPYPHHNQSPRNTYQCAMGKQAMGTIGYNQRNRIDTLLYFLCYPQAPLVKSKTIELINFDKLPAGQNATVAVMSYSGYDIEDALVLNKASLDRGFGRCLVYRKQNVTLKRYANQTFDKVMGPMVDATTRKSIWKHDCLDSDGIAAPGVRAENRQVLVNKYMPTVTASPIQSTPGQPQQPEYRDVPITYKGAEASYVEKVMISSNQEEAFLIKLLMRQTRRPEIGDKFSSRHGQKGVCGLIVPQEDMPFNDLGMCPDVIMNPHGYPSRMTVGKLMELLGGKAGVLDGKFHYGTAFGGDKVADLSEDLVRHGFNYLGKDFVTSGITGESLSAYIFFGPIYYQKLKHMVMDKMHARAKGPRAVLTRQPTEGRSRDGGLRLGEMERDCLIGYGVSMLLLERLMISSDAFEVDVCGSCGLIGYSGWCHYCKSSTNVSSIKIPYACKLLFQELQSMNIVPRLSLKRYNEV, from the exons ATGGAAAGCATTGAGGAAATGATGAAAATGGACAAGGAAAAGCTTGTGTCTAGGATTGACAAAGTGGAA GATAAGTGGAAGCTTCTTCCAgcttttttgaaagtaaaagGACTTGTCAAGCAACACATAGACTCCTTTAACTACTTTGTGAATATTGAG ATTAAAAATATCATGAAGGCCAATGAGAAGATCTCTTCAGATGCTGATCCAATGTTTTATATGAA GTATTTGAACATATATGTGGGCAGTCCAGATGTGGAGGAAGGATTTAACATCACCAAACCAGTATCTCCACATGAG TGTAGGTTGAGAGATATGACCTATTCAGCTCCAATCACAGTTGACATTGAGTACACCCGAGGGAACCAGAGGATAGTTCGCAAGGGTCTGCCTATAGGAAG AATGCCCATTATGCTGCGCAGCTCTAACTGTGTGTTAGCCGGGAAGTCGCCAGCTGAATTTGCTAAGCTGAATGAGTGCCCCATGGATCCAGGAGGGTACTTCATCGTGAAGGGCTGTGAGAAGGTCATACTCATCCAGGAACAGCTGTCCAAGAACAGAATGATTGTAGATATTGACAAGAAGGGCAATGtagagtgctcagttacaag CTCTACCCATGAAGTGAAGAGTAAAACTTATGTATCAGTGAAGCATGGGAAGTACTACCTCCGCCATAACACATTCACTGAT GACATACCAGTGGCTATAGCATTCAAGGCTATGGGCATAGAGTGTGACCAAGAGATAGTGCAGATGATTGGCTGTGAGGAAGATGTACTCGATGCAGTATCACCCTGTCTAGAGGAGTGTCATAGGGCTCAGGTGTTCTCACAGTTACAG GCTCTGAAGTACATAGGCTCAAAAGTCCGTCCTCGTAGGATGTGGGGTGGACCAAAGAAGACAAAACTGGAAGAGGCCAGAGAAGTTCTTCATACAACAGTATTATCACATGTGCCA GTAAACCAATGGAACTTCAAAGCTAAAGCCACTTACCTGGCCTTGATGACGAGACGAGTTGTCCTCACCCAGAAGAACACAGCCAAGCTGGATGACAAGGATTACTATGGCAACAAGAGGCTGGAGCTGGCAGGACAACTGCTCTCACTGCTCTTTGAGGACTTGTTCAAAAAGTTTAATGCTGAG CTTAAGAAGATAGCTGACCAGACAATCCCTAAACCCAGGGCTGCACAGTTTGATATTGTCAAGCACATGAGACAAGATCAGATTACTAATGGGCTTGTCAATGCTATTTCCACA GGTAACTGGTCAATTAAGAGGTTTAAGATGGACAGGGCGGGTGTCACACAGGTGCTGTCTCGACTGTCCTACATCTCGGCCCTGGGCATGATGACGAGAATATCCAGCCAG tTCGAGAAAACTCGTAAAGTCAGTGGTCCTCGATCACTTCAGCCCTCACAGTGGGGAATGCTGTGCCCTTCTGACACTCCAGAGGGAGAG GCGTGTGGTTTAGTGAAGAATTTGGCCCTGATGACCCACATAACCACGGACCTAGATGAGGAAGCCATAGTGCGTCTGGCCTTTAACCTTGGGGTGGAGGACATTCACTTCCTGAGTGGGGAGGAAATGAACGGGCCGTATGTCTACACTGTCTTTCTGAATG GTAATATTTTGGGTGTGGTGAGAGATTATGTGCGCTTGGTGAAGACTTTCCGCTTGATGCGGCGTTCTGGTTACATCAGTGAGTTTGTATCAATCTGCCCCAACCACGGCCATCGTTGTGTATACATAGCATCTGATGCAGGGCGGGTGTGCCG ACCGTACATCATTGTGAGTGATGGGCGCCCCTTGGTGACCAGAAAACACATCAAGGAGCTCACACAGGGCTTCAG GAGTTTTGAGGACTTTCTCCATGATGGTTTGGTGGAGTACTTGGATGTGAATGAGGAGAATGACTGTATGATTTCTCTGTATGAGGATGAAATCAGCAG CGACACAACCCACCTTGAGATAGAGCCGTTCACCATCCTGGGGGTATGTGCTGGGCTGATCCCCTACCCCCATCACAACCAGTCCCCCAGAAACACCTACCAGTGTGCCATGGGAAAACAGGCTATGG GAACAATTGGTTATAATCAGCGTAATCGCATTGACACCCTGCTCTACTTCCTGTGTTACCCTCAAGCACCTTTAGTCAAATCCAAG ACAATAGAGTTGATCAACTTTGACAAATTGCCTGCTGGCCAGAACGCAACTGTGGCAGTGATGAGTTACAGTGGCTATGACATTGAGGATGCTCTGGTGCTTAACAAGGCCTCTTTGGACAGGG gATTTGGTCGATGTCttgtttacagaaaacaaaatgtgaccTTGAAGAGATATGCTAATCAGACTTTTGACAAGGTCATGGGGCCAATGGTGGATGCGACAACTCGTAAATCAATATGGAAGCATGACTGCCTGGACTCCGATGGAATTGCTGCCCCAG GTGTTAGAGCTGAGAATCGGCAGGTGTTGGTAAACAAGTATATGCCCACAGTGACAGCGAGCCCTATTCAGTCTACCCCGGGGCAACCCCAGCAGCCCGAGTACAGGGATGTTCCTATCAC GTATAAAGGTGCTGAAGCCTCCTATGTGGAGAAAGTGATGATTTCATCCAATCAGGAAGAGGCTTTTCTCATTAAGCTACTGATGCGACAAACCCGCCGACCAGAAATAGGGGACAAATTCAGTAGTCGGCATGGACAGAAAGG AGTTTGTGGCCTAATAGTGCCTCAAGAGGACATGCCATTTAATGATCTG GGGATGTGTCCGGATGTG ATCATGAATCCTCATGGGTACCCTTCCCGTATGACGGTGGGCAAATTGATGGAATTGTTAGGCGGGAAAGCAGGTGTGCTGGATGGGAAATTCCATTATGGAACAG cATTTGGAGGAGACAAAGTAGCTGATCTCTCCGAGGATTTAGTCCGCCATGGCTTCAACTATCTGGGCAAGGATTTTGTTACCTCAGGCATTACAGG AGAGTCCCTGTCAGCTTATATCTTCTTCGGACCAATCTACTATCAGAAGCTCAAACACATGGTCATGGACAAGATGCATGCACGAGCTAAAGGTCCCCGTGCAGTTCTGACACGACAACCCACGGAGGGCAGATCCCGTGACGGAGGGCTCCGATTGGGTGAGATGGAGCGGGACTGTTTGATTGGATATGGTGTGAG CATGCTGCTTCTTGAGAGACTAATGATCTCAAGTGATGCCTTTGAAGTGGACGTCTGTGGAAGCTGTGGTCTGATTGGATACTCAGGATG GTGCCATTACTGCAAATCCTCCACCAACGTCTCTTCCATCAAAATACCCTACGCCTGTAAACTGCTCTTCCAGGAGCTCCAGTCCATGAACATTGTGCCCAGACTATCCCTGAAGCGATACAACGAAGTCTGA